In Silene latifolia isolate original U9 population chromosome X, ASM4854445v1, whole genome shotgun sequence, the following proteins share a genomic window:
- the LOC141621265 gene encoding uncharacterized protein LOC141621265 — MKTITDNQLHKKRTSKGKAKIPIRRIADKTARQVCFSKRRSGLLKKCSKLCNVFPGTEFAAITFSVGGKPFSHGYPCFDTVINRFLNDNRQGNNSRNVVGSDKNWWEASVDDMRLEELEEFLVSLQRLQNGVVSRVGELTRVHESEIGFNPDRQLSNYYEQSTENLKVESYDFPDVIDCVDCVCTDACLSSEFTDYSYETKESFDLGPVVVNVGTLFDVIKGINFGCKDATVSPNSDNCQEFMEIIDFESVDATPDAQGSDFSSEIQRIDFGSDDETFSPQFNSQERRNSFDLSEVLKIVDAECNIDIGFVDNSSWMDG, encoded by the coding sequence ATGAAGACAATTACTGATAATCAGCTGCACAAGAAGAGAACAAGTAAGGGAAAGGCGAAAATCCCGATAAGACGAATCGCAGACAAGACTGCACGTCAAGTATGTTTCTCTAAACGTCGATCCGGGTTATTGAAGAAGTGTTCAAAGCTATGCAATGTGTTTCCCGGTACTGAATTTGCCGCCATTACTTTCTCAGTTGGCGGGAAACCCTTTTCCCACGGGTACCCTTGTTTCGATACTGTGATTAATCGTTTTCTAAACGATAATCGACAGGGTAATAATTCTCGAAACGTTGTTGGTAGTGATAAGAATTGGTGGGAAGCCTCAGTTGATGATATGAGGTTGGAGGAGCTTGAGGAATTTTTGGTGTCTCTTCAAAGGCTACAGAACGGGGTCGTTTCGAGGGTTGGTGAACTCACTCGAGTACACGAATCTGAAATCGGGTTCAACCCTGATCGCCAACTCTCTAATTATTACGAACAATCAACCGAAAACTTAAAAGTTGAAAGTTATGATTTCCCTGATGTAATTGATTGTGTTGATTGTGTATGCACGGATGCCTGTCTCAGCTCTGAATTTACTGACTATAGTTACGAAACAAAAGAAAGTTTCGATCTTGGGCCGGTTGTTGTTAACGTTGGTACCCTCTTTGATGTAATTAAGGGTATCAATTTTGGATGCAAGGATGCTACTGTCAGCCCTAACTCTGATAACTGTCAAGAATTCATGGAAATTATCGATTTTGAGTCGGTTGATGCAACCCCGGATGCCCAAGGTTCTGATTTCTCTTCTGAAATTCAAAGGATTGATTTTGGAAGCGATGATGAAACTTTCAGCCCTCAATTCAATTCTCAAGAAAGAAGGAACAGTTTCGATCTCAGTGAAGTACTCAAGATTGTTGATGCTGAATGCAACATTGATATCGGGTTTGTTGATAATTCATCATGGATGGATGGATGA